The nucleotide sequence CTGTATTTCATATAGATTTCAATTATTTCACGACGTTATATTTTGACATGTTCTGGCATACTAGTATATGACTTTCACAGACACGTTTAATTGCAAATTACCAATTGTTTGAAAAAGGCTTTGATAGCTAATGTtaactgtttataaaaaaaaagtttcttgtatcttgtatgACCATGGGATAGGAGTCTTAAAATGTGAATGTTTGTTTCAAACTTCTTGATATGAATTGAATATTAATATGTGCCCCAGTCTATactggaggacatattgtttttgccctgtatgttggtttgttgtttgtttgttgtttttcgtcaaactttatcattggccagaacttttgcaatattgaagatatcaacttcatatttggcatgcatgcatctcatggagctgcacattttgaatggtgaaaggtcaaggtcatcctacaaggtcaagggtcaaatttatgggtcaaaatcgctcatttaaaaTACACTATAATTagacataataattataaaacacaaactCATACGTGCCATCgactttatttcattttcattagaAAACATATTATAACTATGCACTATCGTCAGAATAATTAAACCATAtcttaaaattacatgtaaaataaaaaaaagtacaaGTGGCTAGCcgtgtacatattttaataacttgtgTTATTGCACTTTCATAAAACCTTTGTAAATATGCATAATAATGTAAGTATTGTTCGCTCTATAAATTTGTGTCCATTTCATTACAGAACCCAGATGATTCCATGGTTTCGGCACCAACAAAAAAGGAATTGGTTTTTAAAAACTCTGTTATTAAGGGATACCATGTGTTCCGGTCTACTCATTGGCCATGTCCCCAGAAAGTTGGCAGGATTTTTCCGGTCTTTGATGGCGAGTGGACAGATAGTAGCTGAGGTGACTGGAAAACCTGTCCCAAGCTTTCCTTCTTGGCCGACAATAAAGGAAGAAAGAGGGGGTGTAGTGCTTCATGTAATAACATTATCATACATTCTTATATTGAGGCACAATATAATAAACTTTCAGAACTTCTCAAAAGTATCCCTGAGGGGACGGCCATGGAACTTGTGCTATAGCTACTCGGAGTATTTCtttcatttgttttatattgcaaGCAGTAGTGTTTGATCTCTGTTGATTATTTAGTCAGTTTTAAGTAGGTTCATCATATAATGTTAATTCCGatcatttatttcttttattttgtatgttgattACAAGTAGTAATCTTTTACCTCAGGATATAGATATGTGTGATCTCTGTTTAATCTAGTCAGTATTGATGAGGCTTagcatttaaaatgttaattgaagtcgctttttttttggtattttttttctgttgattacAAGTAGTAATCTTTGTTCTcagaatataaatacatgtatctatacAGACCTATATTTTGTTGaccttcaaatattttattgacattataCATCTgcttaaaaacaagcataatatttCATTAACTTTGTCTTAATAATTATGCCCAGAATCAATTTTTATATAATAGAATATAAGTATTTAATTCTTACATGACGGCAATGACAATCACTGTTTACGTTTTGACAGTTCGGACAGGTAAAATCGACTTTGAGAAAAAACCCACAATCTTTACATCACGTGACTCGTTATTGACAAACTAGCCCGCTAATGGCGAAAGCACATGCAAACAAATACTAACAGCAAAATCAGTTAGTTCCAAACACAAAGATAAAATCTTGTGCAGATTAAATGCAGATGAAATATCATTCAAGCCTGAAGGTGATACTTATTTCAGTCTCTAGTTGtgctttatttatttacatgcatgcatttatTGTATACTAGCCCGTTATCGGCGAGTGGACTGAACCCTTCTGTTCTGGAGCTCATCAAAAACAAGTTGCTTATGTACATATCAATATTTGTTCAAGGTAAAGAGAGCTAAAACTAAATTTGATGCAACACAAGCAAAATATGTATTGTACCATTCATAAAATGTTGTCGTCTGGATATTTTGCCACTTCTGATCTGTTACAGGATTCTATTGAACAGTAAAATATAGCTGGAAGGTTGTCTATTActctgtgttttgtttttcatgcaaatgattatgaataaaatcttaacATATTAAAGAAGGAATAAATACTCTTAAATGGTGGAATCAATTAAAACTAGtacttatattatgttttattactcTAGCTACAAACAAACCTGAGATCTTCCATCTACTTTCGATTTCGCACTAATTGTACGAATGTACTTGTAATCGATCTTCGTAGATTCGTTATTATCAGTGATTTTATATGAAGCACCATTCAATTAACggcttttgtttaaatttaatatgtgtaaacgttaaaaaaacttttttatctTGACAGGTTAAACAATATAAGCATTAAGACAAACACACTGCCGCGACGCCGTCATTTATTTCAATAGTCAAGACTTAATAATCATAAAGCGATATTGTACCTCTATTCTGGATCTATTTGGTGGCCCGTTGTAATTATTTATTACCACTGGGTTCATAAATTAACAGCATCAAACACAAGGTCTCTTTCAGAGTCAACAAAGTGTGTGTTTACTCAAAAATGGCGTATCcctatgcgtatttattaaaaattcGCCACAGTAAAATGTGCACTTTCAATTTCGATTTCCCGAAATGCGGAATGCTTCTGTCGAGACCGTCATTGTCTGGTCAAAACGGTCCGATTCAATAACGGCCAAAGCCAAAGACGGTCAACGTTTTAAAAAAGGACATGCAATACTTTATTTTCCATAAATGCATATAATGCTacattttgggaatttttaaaataatttttagcgTAAAATAATATGGGAAATTAGTGTCATGAATTTAGTGTGTCATGACTAAGCATGACGCTGATACCGAAGTGGTAGCGAAAAATGAAGAGTACACGCACACATTGTTCAATTGTCTTTATCTTGGTAGGTAGTTCTAAACTGTATTGTACTTTTCAGTGTACTACAGtttccagggtgcaggatcacgtgactttgtgtggttcacaattaaatttaaatggaTGTCAGCACACCAGTAAGTGGTGCTTTGtttcatataattttataaaaaaaacttttctcaACAATTTCAACTAGTGTATAAAAGACAGTTCTTTTagctgcttatggcaatgcgaactacatcagaattactttatttaatattagCCAGTGTTCTTGACCAAAATTTCGATGAGTACAGCATTcatgtacacggttatgctgcacgtaACGTGAACTTTTGGCACTTATTTAAGACGTTTTAAATgatgtattcttaaatcttaagttATCGGCACAAACTTCgagaaaaactgtattttatgcactaaggatttgtttgtaaatgtattttaacaaatcgtgatatttgcaaaactaaagttcttaacggtgtgttcaAATTCTGTCCAGTCCGTGTGTAAAGCCCTGTGGACCCTGGTTTTGGCACTTGCTGTTTTCGTCAAGTCAATCCATTATACTCATGAAGATGTATATGATTTTccatatattaaaaattaatcaTGCCTTTGAGGATGAAACATCGTACCACCACAAGGTCGTACCTTTGCGGAAACTGTATAAgtaccatgcataatgaatgtctATAGGCATATCCACATTTATGTATGCTATATGTAGAAGAAAGAACTCATTGCACAGTAGCTCAACGCATGCTGCAGTTAACCCTAATAATGTTATCTATCGCATATTTTTGGATCAGTATAATGTTTAACAGCAGTTTCCACACAAAGGGGAACTCCAAAAcgtttgttttaaccctttatGGAATATCTGAATGTTTCTTACATTCAATCATCATATAAGCGTCGAAAATCCAAGTGCATCGAATCGTTTCACAACTGAAGAGCATAGTAACCCCTCTTACCGTTACTTGTAATATTGGCCCTGGAACAACATGCGTATGCATGTGGCAACCggatttaaatatggttttacaTGTAATGAAATATCAACAGGGTGGAAACGCAAGATGTTTTTTTAACTCTACGAAGCCGTACGTGCATTCTAGAGAGGTTTCAGACAATGCTAGAATTATAGTGTAAAATATGGCGTGATAAACTCGGATATGATACCATTTATCTTCGATTTTAAAACATGTGATTTTCCTTTAAGATTTATATTCTAGAATTATGTCGGGGTATATCATTAAAAACTCACGACAATACTTTATAGACTAATAAAAAAGACCAGTTTATTTTAGaattaatttgtaatttatcAAAAGTTATTTTCCTAAATGTCTCTGAAGTCACAATGAAAATGTGCGATTGTAAATTGTGTGCTCAACTTACCTGAACAATGTAAGGAACCTGTGAAGCGCATCATGTCGGGCTGCCCACCTGGTCTCGCAGAGCGTTGCAAGTATTGTTTTCCTACCCATCTCTTCTGTGCCCACGGGGTCAGTTTTCAAGTTCTTCTGGACCCGCAAAAGCCGTTTGGCAGAGTAGTCAAAGGCAAACGCTATTGTTTAGACAGTTGCAATCATGTTCTTAGCGTGCATCGAGTCGGAGGCGTGTATAATGGCGAGATTCAAACCGTGCGCCTTGCAGTGAGTGTATACAGCTCTCGTGACGATTGCTTGGATGCGAGCCTGGACCCCTTCTGCTTCCCGGACATGTTCGACGCACCATCATAACCTTGGCCGCGCATTTTCTGAATGTTTACTCCAAGAGCTTGAAGGTTCTCGAGGAAGGCATTAGCCAGAGCTTCGCCGGTGGCAGACTTGCACTCGGCAAACCCAACGAACTCCTCCCGGAGACATGTTTTCTCTGCATCGTAAAATCGTAGGCAGAGAGCCATTTGCTCCACAGTGGCAGCTACAGTGGCTTCGTCCGCCATGAATCCGACTAGTTGCATGTTTTGGCAATATCTGACGTGATAATAGATCCACATATTTCTATCAGCTCGTTCTTGATCTTTGTGGATAAATACATTGTCTTTTGATATACGCTTTCTAGGTGTCCTCTCATGATAGGGTCAAGTTTTGCCTGGCGTTTCAACAACGCTCTGAAATTTCCCTTTTCCTCATTGTCACTGCCAGGTAAAGCAATAGTTTGTTTTCCACACAAAACACAATTTCTTCCACGATGCGGACAAGATTTTTTCTATTCTTCTCTACAAGAGCATTGTAATTTGCATTTAAGGTACACTCAATATCTTTCTTTTTACCTCGTTCAATTGCTAAGAAATCGTCGGCTACTCGTGCAATACGATAAGGGTTTTTCTTGTGTTTCTTCAGAGTGGAAGACACGTTGTTCCAATCCAGGTCTGGCTGTCTGATCAAATTGGTATTGAGTATCACCAGCAAATAGGTAACAAGGAGCACAGAACACTCCATTGGTCTTCTCAGAGTACCGCAGCAGGAATAGTTCTTGAAATATTTCAGTTGAAGCGATCTGGAACctctttaatgaaaataattattggtACCAAAATAAGGTCAGTAACGTGTTACGCTATCTTTGGTGAGATCTGTAGCTAAAAATTTCCGCGCGTGACCCATTTCAAATTTGTGCACATATAATATAGTAACGCGTTTCTGATGGTTTAAACCTTTGTCGGAACATAGCAATTATATTTGAAAGTCATACCTcagcatttaacaaaattattataatttggAAAAGATTTTAAATTTCATGAATTTGCATGCACAGAGGACATTAAGGTAAACCTACCTAACAGGGAACTTACACATTGGAACATTACTACAGTCAGCAGTCAACAATTTGTATTTTATCTGCACAGGATGTTGGCTGGTCTGATTTTCCGTCGAAAACATCTCTGTACGGGGGCTACATCAAATAAGCAGCCATTCTTAAAATCTCCCACTTCATTAGCAATCCTTTCGAATACGTGGTAGAAAACAACGATAAAGCGCAGTCGATAATAATGTTATGTGTTGTCACCACCAAAACACGTGACCTCGCAAATGGTAAATCATGCGTATTCTATGAAGTCGACAAAAAAATCACACTGTAAAACATGATATGAAAACACATCTCTCGCATAGAAAATATGCCTAACCCGGGTTAGGCAtcacatttaattgcatttttcgatcactttaattttgtttttgttttccaaACAGCGTACGCACGTGCGTATTTGCGTATGCCCAGCTACGCACCTGACGTGTACTATTTCAATTaactttgaaatataaaatatgcaaaatcaaTGGTGAACAATAGGACTAGGAGATTAGGAGGACTACATGCCTTCGAACTACCGTCGATATATAAGATGTACCTGGTTATTTATTATGCCACAAATGCACAATTACGCTGGAGACGCCAACCTATTTTAAGTGTTATCGGACACCCCATCCGATAACGCTTCTAAACTCCGCCcattaataacattttgtttaacgCCTCACACATATGAGTTAATCAATCAAATTGGTAGCGTTCTATGTTTGTTTAGTCCCGCCCATTCTGGGAACTACTCTTTTGTATGCTTCAAAGTTTGCATATTtcgttaaaatgtaaacaaactaagcgattcatattttattgaGAAAATTAATACaccaaaaaatttttttaacacaaatataatcatttataaGGTATATACACAAATTGACATATCACCAAATGGGCATTAATCAACGGAAAAATTGAAACTAATACGAATTTTGTCCGCTACCATTCATTTGCTGCTGACGAACACAAATAAAAGAAGTACTGATAAACATTTAACTGTACACAAATAGACTTAACAtgttatcaatttaaatattaacatgACAGATTGTATGTAATCACTCGTCCGATATGGAGTGTGAAAAGCCGTTTCATACGCCACATCAGCCTCGTCTGATAtcaatagttcaaataaggttaaaacccaaaagaaatGTCCGTAAGgggacaggtgaccggtagctgtgggatccgacagtcagagtgcagaaatatcctttcacgtatcctttcagttaatgaaaaaatagtgtatttattttgcaaaaaatttgctcataatatcattataattatcgtCTTACTCTAtctttatcaatttattacataatattttatttttactgtgttttaatattgtagcctgtattgttttattgcttaagtctTACAGCATTTTCATTTATATCACACAtgtttagattattaatcctttaattcatgcttcataatagtatcaatcactcttttttttcaatgttatgtacatatatatatgttttgtataacGCCATtgagtataattatataaataggtgtttcatcatcatcaaattagcaagtttcaagatACCACATGATATCAAAAATCACCAACTATGTATTCTCTTTATCTACACACTTTGGCACGCTAAATCATCAAATTAAAAGGTAGTTGTAAAGTAACAActgattaatattttattatcttaaaTTATCACCTCTGAACCGATGCTTCGTTCGAAAACAATGAATTATGAATGCGCGAGTCTCTaagtaaacatgtattatttgtcCGTTACTACTAAATGACAAAGGGCGTTTCTCAACGTCTTCCAGGCTTCTTCCTTAATCATTGCTAAATACTGTTTATTTGTTTGCGTATTCAATCTGCTCCCATTAATAATCATTGAAGTAACAGGCCTCAAATAACTCTACAAAAATGGTTCGAAGTGCTCCTTTCAGAATTATGAAGGGGTGGTGATCAAAATTTTCGTTTGACTTCCGTAAGAATTTGGTCGGTATATTTGTCTTTCAACTGCTTACCAACAGGTATTTCTACACCATTTCGTTTCACTGTAGTATGCACAATCCATTTTGTTTTGCCTTGTTTTGCCAGTTCAAGAGCGCGTGTCAAAAACTGTACACGCCCATTCGAAGTTGAAACATCACCTGCAAGGAAATCGTTGTAATGTGTTCATTCAATCGGCAACTGATTAGTACAGTCATTTCAGTCagaattaaataaatgtacattcaaTGTATTTATCCAATGTattcctttatttaatttatatcaaaacattatttaaaaatcaaaataaatcaattttgaaacaaacataaactTTTTAATACTGATAACACAATTCCACTCCTTCATTAATTTAAGAATCATCACTACAGGTATTTTACTATGCAATGGCGAAATCTGATTTGCGAATTCTCACTCTCGCGATAAAGAGATTTAcatcatataataataacaagaaatgttTCCATACAGTGATGCCCCAtcaacacatgtttggacacagattAATCCACTATATATTCTACAGTAGACAAAGCCTCAAAGGGCACACACGTGTCGCATTCCTTCCATAACGACCATATACACATTCAGCTGTGATTGATTTAGCAGAATCTGTCAAGCAATTAGAGGTGTCTTACACACACAATGTTATAACTAGATATTCCATATTAAACGATAAAATAAAATGACCATGATTCAGCCAAACCTCATCGCAGCAGAAATTCCTCTATTAACGATTATCTACACAACAGGTTATTCAACATGATCTAACCAGTAGTTAAAGAGGAGATGAAAACGTGCATTTTTGGGACTacatatgtggctgggaacgagattttgacccatctggtcaaaaaatgactttttcagttaagcatatattatgaaagtgctacatctgaaaaatcaaaatctgaaatttgagcaTTGAATTCCTAAAATTGACGaagttatgtcattttttgtATTGCATGTCAGAAACACTGATTTGCGCGATTTTGTACGAAATGACGTTTCAATACAACGAAATGACGTTGTAATTCTACCAGTATTAGTTCATTTTATGCTGATcagtttttgttgataatcactCAATTGTGTGTGTATGGTGATGACAGTCAATAACTATGACttacataattaattgtattattataaaacattaaacgctcattgttgccatggaaacagacactgttctttttttcaaatgtattgtcattttaaagaatttaagacaCAGAATAACAACACATCAACAAAATATCTTCTGGACAGATATTAAACATTACCAACATGTTTATAGTAAAATCAATGTatgaacattttctgaaaataggggTGTATTCATAAATTGAACATATTGTATAGCAACGAACTTGaaactaaatgaaaaaaaaactgacattttgaatttttgttaagCATCTATACTGCCATACATGGTTTATTTAGcaattgtattttattcaaagaTTGATACACaattaattagatttttttaaattaagttaacagttgctatggaaacagtaaatTATCAATTTCATTTGTACCTGTTATCAACAATGAAATTGACCATAAGTGTAGATAGAAAATAATATCAACCCATTTCATATATAGAGGtccaaaaacatgattttcaaataaaagaaaattacagCAATAAGCACATCAATATTCAATGGTAAATGTCACCATAGATTAAACTTTACACAACAAAATATGTTCGTTTACTTGTAAAATATAATAGATACATAATATGAACACATATGTTTACATCACACATTTTGATGTCAATACAAACTACAACAGTTTAAGTTATCTTTGAACACATGCCAGTCATATTATacaatgtaataatcatactgTACAGAATATTTTATAGTGAAATCACTATGATTGAtttgttaattaattataaatctcagtTCAGGTTATATATGCCCATAAACTATTTTTGATTATTGATTGCTATGTCACTTTCAATAAAAGAAACACACTATTAATAAGATATTCAGCTAATTGTCatacaaataacaataccatgTAAATGTCATAGTCatgaatactaatcagaaaacAGTTTATCATAAGTATAATGCAAGAACAACAATTTGAGAAAATGAACAATTGTTAATAGGATAACAAGCTCTCACATTTTTTACTTTGGAATAGATGGTTTGGGACACACAATGTCTCTGGCAACTTCATTGATAAAGAACGGTGCAATTTTCTCGTAAAGATACCACTGCCTCAGATGATCTAGAGGGGGGATAACCTTAACTGTTGGAAGGCAGCCTGCCTCGGGTCTTGCCTTTAGAAGATTAAATCTAACTTCCTCCGAGTCACAGAACTCTCGACAAATGAGAACCCCTGGCTCATCCGCAGTGCAACGAAAGTGGTAGtattttgtgatgttttttaaaagtttgaaatagTTTTCTAAGAATGTCTTCCAGTTCAAAAACACCACCGGTCTAGATGGATCATTTACGCGTTGCGGAATGTTATGCCCAGACCTAGAAGATGCTTTAACTGTGTAAGCAATGTCCTCCATACATTCAGCATCTGATTGGCGCCATTTTATTTTCCACA is from Dreissena polymorpha isolate Duluth1 chromosome 14, UMN_Dpol_1.0, whole genome shotgun sequence and encodes:
- the LOC127858297 gene encoding uncharacterized protein LOC127858297 isoform X2, producing MQVGPIYFATPRKCHVFGMCAEGTGIQRFYMIDESEMPGKGGDCVTSLVHHYFSHFGAGEKHAEIHFDNAVGQNKNNTILGYCMWRVLTGLHESVSLSMMLPGHTKFTPDWHFGVWKIKWRQSDAECMEDIAYTVKASSRSGHNIPQRVNDPSRPVVFLNWKTFLENYFKLLKNITKYYHFRCTADEPGVLICREFCDSEEVRFNLLKARPEAGCLPTVKVIPPLDHLRQWYLYEKIAPFFINEVARDIVCPKPSIPK